In the genome of Chryseobacterium sp. 52, the window TCAGGAAAGCTCACACTGTTTTTTTGCAGACGGAACGGAAATTTCTCAAAAGAACGGAAATATCGTTTCTGCAGCGTTGAATATGGATGAATTAAAAGATTTCAGGCAGCATTTTCAGTTCCTGAATGATAGAGATCACTTCTCAATTGATGTATAATAAATAGGCTGAGATTGAGGCTGTATACTTTACTTTTATATTCAACCTCAATCTTAGCCTACATACTTTTAAGAATATTGTTTAAGCAGTTCCGTGAGGGTATTGACATCATGAACACCGCTTTCTTTCCATAAGAGCTCTCCGTTTTTGAAAACAGCCAATGTTGGAACGCCTCTCACGCCATATTGGGAGGCAATAGCAGGATATTGGTCTACATCTACTTTGATGATTCGGGCCCCTTCGCCTATATTTTCCTTTACGGTATTTAGAACGGATGACTGTACTTTACATGGCTGACACCAGGTAGCAAAAAAGTCAATAAGTACCGGTCTTTCCGAATTGATGATATCTTGAAATTTCTGTGACATAGTTTTTGTTTTAAGTAAACCATTAAAATTCAGTCAATCGATAGTAATGGTCTAGTTATATTGTTATTTTCCGGATGGCTTCTCGTCCTGAATAGCTTTTACATTTTTCCAGCTGGTTCCGTCGTAAGCTTCCACGCCGTTTTTCTTTAAAATCTCCATAGCCTGATCAGCCTGAATTCCTTTATTACAGAAAACAACTACTTTTTTGCCTTTAAGCGAATTGATATTGCTCTGTATTTCGGCTAAAGGAATATTGACAGCACCTTTCGCTGTTCCTGCCTCATACTGCTCCGGGATTCTTACATCTACCAACGTGACATCCGAACTGTTGACTACTTCTCTGATGTCTGCCTTTGGAGTGAGTGTGTGACTTGTTGTTTTACAGGAGGTTAAGGCTAAAGCTGAAGCGAGAATATATCCAGAAATAGTGCTCCTCATCTTACAGCGTTTTAGACTGACATACAAAATCAGTTGTCGGAAATTTTTCTGTCTTTTTGATTCCGCTGAAACCACCTTCTATTTCAGTAAAGTTTCTGATTCCGTGTGAGTTAAGGATGCTTGCTGCGATCATGCTTCTGTATCCTCCTGCACAATGAAGGAAGAAATGTTCAGAATCATCGATGGTATGTACCCAGTCACTGATAGTATCAAGAGGTTTATTAAATGCATTGTCGATGTGTTCTGCAGAATATTCACTCAGTTTTCTTACATCAATTACGGTAGCATTTTCAGTGAACTGCTCTGCAAATTCAGCAGGAGAAATTCTTTTGATCTCATCAGTTTCTCTTCCCGCATTTTTCCACGCATTGAAACTGCCGTCAAGATATCCTAAAACATTGTCGAAGCCTACTCTGCTTAATCTGATAATGACTTCTTCTTCAGTTCCTTCGTCAACGACAAGCAAAAGAGGATGTTTTACATCTACAATCATATTTCCTACCCAAGGAGCAAAGTCTCCCTTCAAGCCTATGTTGATAGAATTAGGAATGAATCCTTTGTGGAATTCTGCTGAACTCCTTGTGTCTAAAATTAAAGCTCCCGTTTCCTCTGCGAATGCTTCAAAATCTTCTGCAGCAACCGGGGTTAAGCCTTTGTCCATTACTACGTCCAGACTTTCATATCCGCCTTTATTCAGGGCTACATTCATTCCGAAATATTTCGGGGGAGCGGTAAGACCGTCAAGAACTTCTTTAATAAATGATTCCTTATCCGGTTGATTAAGTGCGTAATTGGTTTTTTTCTGATTCCCTAAAATATCCACTGTTTCTTTCTGCATATTCTTTCCACATGCCGAACCGGCACCGTGTGCAGGATAAACGGTAATGCTGTCATCCAGAGGTAAAATCTTAGTGTGAAGGCTGTCATAGAGAATTCCTGCAAGGTCTTCCTGAGTAAGATTCGTTGCTTTCTGTGCAAGGTCAGGTCTTCCCACATCCCCTAAAAACAGGGTGTCTCCTGTGAAAATAGCCGTTTCAGTACCGTTTTCGTCAATGAGTAGATAGGTTGTACTCTCCATGGTGTGTCCCGGAGTATGCAGTACTTTTATTTTTATTTTTCCGATCTCAAAGATCTGGCTGTCTTCAGCAATGATAGCCTCAAATGCAGGCTGAGCAGTAGGTCCGTAAACAATAGGAGCTCCTGTCTTTTTACTCAGATCCAAATGTCCTGAAACAAAATCAGCATGGAAGTGGGTCTCAAAAATATATTTTAAAGTAATATTATCTTTTTCAAGGCGATCCAGATAAGGTTTTACCTCTCTTAGCGGATCAATAATGGCTGCTTCATTTTCTGACACAATATAATAGGCACCCTGAGCCAGACAGCCCGTATATATTTGTTCAATTTTCATTGGGGTCTTTTTTAAATTTTAGATAAAGATACGAAGTATTAGATGAATTGTAAACGAAATGTTAAATCCGGGCGATAGTTTATTTCAATATTTAGGTACTGGCAGGCTTAAAGTCCTTTGTTTTCAAATGGAAAAGAAACTCAAAAAGAACAACGATTTAGAACACTGTTTTTTATCATGTCGCAGAAATAAAAATAATAATGTAAAGTCAATGTAATACCCATTTTATTTTCATGGTTTGAAATTTGCACATGAGGGTTCTGATACCATTAAAAAAACGGTTTTATTGGACCTGTTAACTAAGATTATTCTGGAATATGAGTTTAATGACTGAATGTTTTACAAAAACTTTTATATTTATATGTTAAAAAAAGATCAGATGGCAGACAAAACACAATTTATTGAAGAACTAAATGCGAGATATACTCCAAAAGGAGAACACATTATATTAGGAAAAGGAATGCTGGACGGGGAAGTGGTACCGGAAGTCAACGTAACAATTCCTTTGAAAACAATCAACCGTCACGGTCTTATTGCAGGAGCCACAGGAACAGGTAAAACAAAAACACTTCAGGTTTTTGCAGAGCAATTGTCTCATGCGGGTGTTCCTTCACTGGTTTTGGATATTAAAGGTGACTTTTCAGGAATAGCTGAAGCTGGGCAGATGAATCCGGTAATTGAAGAAAGATATGCTAAAACACAGCTTCCATATAATCCGCAGGCATTTCCGGTAGAATTAATGAGTATTTCCGGCGGTAAAGGAGTGAAACTAAGAGCGACAGTGACAGAATTCGGGCCGGTTTTATTAAGTAAAATCCTCGAACTGAATGATACTCAGCAAAGTATTATGTCTATTGTTTTTAAATACTGTGATGATAAAGGTCTTCCTTTAATCGATCTGAATGATTTAAAAAAAGTATTGCAGTATGTAACAGATAATGCTCAGGGCAAAGCTGAATTGGCTGCAAATTATGGATCTATAGCCTCGTCTTCTTTAGGGACAATTCTGCGTTCTATTGTTGCCCTTGAACAGCAGGGAGCATCTGATTTCTTCGGTGAATTAAGCTTTGATGTTCATGACCTTCTTGAAACCAGAGATGGAAAAGGAGTGGTGAATATTTTAAGAGTTGCTGAAATTCAGAGTAAACCACAGCTGTTCTCTACG includes:
- a CDS encoding thioredoxin family protein, yielding MSQKFQDIINSERPVLIDFFATWCQPCKVQSSVLNTVKENIGEGARIIKVDVDQYPAIASQYGVRGVPTLAVFKNGELLWKESGVHDVNTLTELLKQYS
- a CDS encoding rhodanese-like domain-containing protein, translated to MRSTISGYILASALALTSCKTTSHTLTPKADIREVVNSSDVTLVDVRIPEQYEAGTAKGAVNIPLAEIQSNINSLKGKKVVVFCNKGIQADQAMEILKKNGVEAYDGTSWKNVKAIQDEKPSGK
- a CDS encoding MBL fold metallo-hydrolase → MKIEQIYTGCLAQGAYYIVSENEAAIIDPLREVKPYLDRLEKDNITLKYIFETHFHADFVSGHLDLSKKTGAPIVYGPTAQPAFEAIIAEDSQIFEIGKIKIKVLHTPGHTMESTTYLLIDENGTETAIFTGDTLFLGDVGRPDLAQKATNLTQEDLAGILYDSLHTKILPLDDSITVYPAHGAGSACGKNMQKETVDILGNQKKTNYALNQPDKESFIKEVLDGLTAPPKYFGMNVALNKGGYESLDVVMDKGLTPVAAEDFEAFAEETGALILDTRSSAEFHKGFIPNSINIGLKGDFAPWVGNMIVDVKHPLLLVVDEGTEEEVIIRLSRVGFDNVLGYLDGSFNAWKNAGRETDEIKRISPAEFAEQFTENATVIDVRKLSEYSAEHIDNAFNKPLDTISDWVHTIDDSEHFFLHCAGGYRSMIAASILNSHGIRNFTEIEGGFSGIKKTEKFPTTDFVCQSKTL
- a CDS encoding helicase HerA-like domain-containing protein, with amino-acid sequence MADKTQFIEELNARYTPKGEHIILGKGMLDGEVVPEVNVTIPLKTINRHGLIAGATGTGKTKTLQVFAEQLSHAGVPSLVLDIKGDFSGIAEAGQMNPVIEERYAKTQLPYNPQAFPVELMSISGGKGVKLRATVTEFGPVLLSKILELNDTQQSIMSIVFKYCDDKGLPLIDLNDLKKVLQYVTDNAQGKAELAANYGSIASSSLGTILRSIVALEQQGASDFFGELSFDVHDLLETRDGKGVVNILRVAEIQSKPQLFSTFMLSLFAEIYMTFPEEGDSGKPKLVLFIDEAHLIFDESSKALLSQIETMVKLIRSKGVGIYFITQIPGDVPENVLSQLGLKIQHALRGFTAKDKKEITKAVENYPTTEFYNASSLIQNLGIGEAFITALDEKGIPTPLVHTYLISPESRMDVLNDAEISELTGKSALVAKYEEPVDKESAYEILTGRMEQAAQNPAATQKSRPVKEEPGMFEQVLQSKAGRTFTSTLMREGAKAILGMFGLGGRKR